The following are encoded together in the Macadamia integrifolia cultivar HAES 741 chromosome 10, SCU_Mint_v3, whole genome shotgun sequence genome:
- the LOC122090845 gene encoding uncharacterized protein LOC122090845 isoform X2 has product MVGGLETLTEDERRALRGSKFAPLPSQPPPSQSRPRLSHPGGPLATNKAAALAKFLERKLQKPGGLDSINPDLLELAVKNAKDTVNGAIPNSGRRIRHVTSFDDSEDSAEDGENQDKGEGSEQNKPKEKKKKNKAQKSSGKNKIGKKLKP; this is encoded by the exons ATGGTGGGAGGGTTGGAAACCCTAACGGAGGATGAAAGACGGGCGTTGCGGGGAAGCAAATTTGCTCCTCTGCCATCCCAGCCTCCCCCCTCTCAATCTCGCCCCAG GCTTTCTCACCCTGGAGGACCTCTGGCAACCAACAAAGCTGCTGCTTTGGCAAAGTTCCTTGAAAGAAAACTCCAGAAACCTGGTGGATTAGATTCTATAAACCCAGATCTTCTTGAGTTGGCTGTCAAAAATGCGAAAGACACAGTGAATG GTGCAATTCCAAATTCTGGAAGAAGAATTCGACATGTGACTTCTTTTGATGATTCTGAG GATTCTGCCGAAGATGGAGAAAATCAGGATAAAGGGGAAGGAAGTGAGCAAAATAAAcctaaggagaagaaaaagaaaaacaaagcgCAGAAG AGCTCTGGAAAAAATAAGATCGGAAAGAAGTTGAAACCTTAA
- the LOC122090845 gene encoding lysine-specific demethylase RSBN1L isoform X1: MVGGLETLTEDERRALRGSKFAPLPSQPPPSQSRPRLSHPGGPLATNKAAALAKFLERKLQKPGGLDSINPDLLELAVKNAKDTVNGAIPNSGRRIRHVTSFDDSEDSGEKDGENQGKLIESKVKKHRKKRKRGRKQKDSAEDGENQDKGEGSEQNKPKEKKKKNKAQKSSGKNKIGKKLKP, encoded by the exons ATGGTGGGAGGGTTGGAAACCCTAACGGAGGATGAAAGACGGGCGTTGCGGGGAAGCAAATTTGCTCCTCTGCCATCCCAGCCTCCCCCCTCTCAATCTCGCCCCAG GCTTTCTCACCCTGGAGGACCTCTGGCAACCAACAAAGCTGCTGCTTTGGCAAAGTTCCTTGAAAGAAAACTCCAGAAACCTGGTGGATTAGATTCTATAAACCCAGATCTTCTTGAGTTGGCTGTCAAAAATGCGAAAGACACAGTGAATG GTGCAATTCCAAATTCTGGAAGAAGAATTCGACATGTGACTTCTTTTGATGATTCTGAG GATTCTGGtgagaaagatggagaaaatcAAGGTAAATTAATAGAAAGTAAGGTGAAGAAACataggaagaaaaggaagagaggaaggaaacaaAAG GATTCTGCCGAAGATGGAGAAAATCAGGATAAAGGGGAAGGAAGTGAGCAAAATAAAcctaaggagaagaaaaagaaaaacaaagcgCAGAAG AGCTCTGGAAAAAATAAGATCGGAAAGAAGTTGAAACCTTAA
- the LOC122091619 gene encoding sucrose nonfermenting 4-like protein isoform X3 codes for MYASGIDSLPETSEVAGTVAIPTRFVWPYGGTRVFISGSFTRWSEHVLMSPMEGCPTVFQAICSLTPGYHQYKFVVDGEWRHDENQPFVTGNYGTVNTVLLTREPDPNTAILFPETPGSRSNMDVDNDTFYRVVTLSDGTVQKAVPRFSETDLEVSRHRISAFLSTHEAFELLPESGKIITLDVDVPVKQAFHILYEQGIPMAPLWDFCKGQVIGVLTPLDFILILRELGKRGSNLTEEELETHTISAWKEAGPFDSLKDVALKILQNKLSTIPITHRGSYPELLHLASLSGILKCICRHFRHSSTSLPILQQPICSIPLGTWVPRVGELNGRPLAMLRPNASLNSALSLLVQAEVSSIPIVDENDSLLDIYSRSDITALAKDRAYAQIHLDEMSIHQALQLGQDASSPYTFFNGQRCQMCLRSDPLHKVMERLSNPGVRRLVIVEAGSKRVEGIISLSDVFRLLLG; via the exons ATGTACGCTTCGGGTATAGATTCACTACCAGAAACTAGTGAAGTTGCAGGTACAGTGGCAATCCCTACACGTTTCGTGTGGCCTTATGGGGGAACCAGGGTCTTCATCAGCGGTTCTTTCACAAG GTGGTCAGAACATGTGCTAATGTCTCCAATGGAGGGTTGTCCCACCGTATTTCAGGCTATATGCAGCTTGACACCAGGATATCACCAG TACAAATTTGTTGTTGATGGTGAATGGCGGCATGATGAGAACCAACCTTTTGTGACAGGGAACTATGGGACAGTTAACACTGTTCTGTTAACCAGGGAACCTGATCCAAATACAGCAATCTTGTTCCCAGAGACACCTGGCTCCAGGTCCAACATGGATGTGGATAATGATACCTTTTACCGTGTG GTCACATTATCAGATGGTACTGTGCAGAAGGCAGTGCCAAGGTTTTCAGAAACTGATCTGGAGGTCTCTCGCCATCGTATTTCTGCATTCTTATCCACACATGAAGCTTTTGAGTTGCTTCCTGAGTCAGGCAAG ATCATTACCTTGGATGTCGATGTACCTGTTAAGCAAGCATTCCACATTCTCTACGAgcag GGGATTCCCATGGCTCCTCTTTGGGATTTCTGCAAGGGGCAAGTTATTGGAGTTCTTACTCCACTGGACTTCATCTTAATCTTGAGAGAG CTTGGGAAGCGTGGGTCAAATCTTACGGAGGAAGAGCTTGAAACACACACTATCTCTGCTTGGAAGGAG GCTGGACcctttgattctttgaaagatgTTGCCTTAAAAATTTTGCAAAACAAGCTGTCCACCATTCCTATTACCCATCGGGGCTCATACCCAGAGCTACTGCATCTTGCTTCTCTGTCAGGAATACTAAAAT GCATTTGCAGGCATTTTAGACACTCTTCTACCTCTTTGCCTATCCTGCAACAACCAATTTGCTCAATTCCTTTGGGTACATGGGTTCCAAGAGTTGGGGAATTAAATGGACGGCCATTAGCAATGCTGAGACCAAACGCTTCTCTTAATTCTGCACTCTCACTATTAGTTCAAG CTGAAGTTAGTTCAATACCAATAGTTGATGAGAATGACTCATTACTGGATATATATTCTCGAAG TGATATCACTGCTTTGGCAAAAGATAGAGCTTATGCACAGATTCATCTTGATGAAATGAGCATACATCAG GCGTTGCAACTGGGACAAGATGCAAGCTCTCCTTACACATTCTTCAATGGACAGAGATGCCAGATGTGCCTTCGATCTGATCCTCTACATAAAGTGATGGAGCGGTTATCAAATCCAG GGGTGAGGCGACTTGTCATTGTGGAGGCTGGCAGCAAACGCGTGGAAGGTATTATTTCGTTGAGCGATGTGTTCAGGCTCTTGCTTGGTTAA
- the LOC122091619 gene encoding sucrose nonfermenting 4-like protein isoform X2 codes for MYASGIDSLPETSEVAGTVAIPTRFVWPYGGTRVFISGSFTRWSEHVLMSPMEGCPTVFQAICSLTPGYHQYKFVVDGEWRHDENQPFVTGNYGTVNTVLLTREPDPNTAILFPETPGSRSNMDVDNDTFYRVKAVPRFSETDLEVSRHRISAFLSTHEAFELLPESGKIITLDVDVPVKQAFHILYEQGIPMAPLWDFCKGQVIGVLTPLDFILILRELGKRGSNLTEEELETHTISAWKEVKLHLNQHVDGNGRGLRHLVHAGPFDSLKDVALKILQNKLSTIPITHRGSYPELLHLASLSGILKCICRHFRHSSTSLPILQQPICSIPLGTWVPRVGELNGRPLAMLRPNASLNSALSLLVQAEVSSIPIVDENDSLLDIYSRSDITALAKDRAYAQIHLDEMSIHQALQLGQDASSPYTFFNGQRCQMCLRSDPLHKVMERLSNPGVRRLVIVEAGSKRVEGIISLSDVFRLLLG; via the exons ATGTACGCTTCGGGTATAGATTCACTACCAGAAACTAGTGAAGTTGCAGGTACAGTGGCAATCCCTACACGTTTCGTGTGGCCTTATGGGGGAACCAGGGTCTTCATCAGCGGTTCTTTCACAAG GTGGTCAGAACATGTGCTAATGTCTCCAATGGAGGGTTGTCCCACCGTATTTCAGGCTATATGCAGCTTGACACCAGGATATCACCAG TACAAATTTGTTGTTGATGGTGAATGGCGGCATGATGAGAACCAACCTTTTGTGACAGGGAACTATGGGACAGTTAACACTGTTCTGTTAACCAGGGAACCTGATCCAAATACAGCAATCTTGTTCCCAGAGACACCTGGCTCCAGGTCCAACATGGATGTGGATAATGATACCTTTTACCGTGTG AAGGCAGTGCCAAGGTTTTCAGAAACTGATCTGGAGGTCTCTCGCCATCGTATTTCTGCATTCTTATCCACACATGAAGCTTTTGAGTTGCTTCCTGAGTCAGGCAAG ATCATTACCTTGGATGTCGATGTACCTGTTAAGCAAGCATTCCACATTCTCTACGAgcag GGGATTCCCATGGCTCCTCTTTGGGATTTCTGCAAGGGGCAAGTTATTGGAGTTCTTACTCCACTGGACTTCATCTTAATCTTGAGAGAG CTTGGGAAGCGTGGGTCAAATCTTACGGAGGAAGAGCTTGAAACACACACTATCTCTGCTTGGAAGGAGGTAAAGCTACATCTTAACCAGCATGTTGATGGAAATGGCCGAGGTCTAAGACATCTGGTCCAT GCTGGACcctttgattctttgaaagatgTTGCCTTAAAAATTTTGCAAAACAAGCTGTCCACCATTCCTATTACCCATCGGGGCTCATACCCAGAGCTACTGCATCTTGCTTCTCTGTCAGGAATACTAAAAT GCATTTGCAGGCATTTTAGACACTCTTCTACCTCTTTGCCTATCCTGCAACAACCAATTTGCTCAATTCCTTTGGGTACATGGGTTCCAAGAGTTGGGGAATTAAATGGACGGCCATTAGCAATGCTGAGACCAAACGCTTCTCTTAATTCTGCACTCTCACTATTAGTTCAAG CTGAAGTTAGTTCAATACCAATAGTTGATGAGAATGACTCATTACTGGATATATATTCTCGAAG TGATATCACTGCTTTGGCAAAAGATAGAGCTTATGCACAGATTCATCTTGATGAAATGAGCATACATCAG GCGTTGCAACTGGGACAAGATGCAAGCTCTCCTTACACATTCTTCAATGGACAGAGATGCCAGATGTGCCTTCGATCTGATCCTCTACATAAAGTGATGGAGCGGTTATCAAATCCAG GGGTGAGGCGACTTGTCATTGTGGAGGCTGGCAGCAAACGCGTGGAAGGTATTATTTCGTTGAGCGATGTGTTCAGGCTCTTGCTTGGTTAA
- the LOC122091619 gene encoding sucrose nonfermenting 4-like protein isoform X1: protein MYASGIDSLPETSEVAGTVAIPTRFVWPYGGTRVFISGSFTRWSEHVLMSPMEGCPTVFQAICSLTPGYHQYKFVVDGEWRHDENQPFVTGNYGTVNTVLLTREPDPNTAILFPETPGSRSNMDVDNDTFYRVVTLSDGTVQKAVPRFSETDLEVSRHRISAFLSTHEAFELLPESGKIITLDVDVPVKQAFHILYEQGIPMAPLWDFCKGQVIGVLTPLDFILILRELGKRGSNLTEEELETHTISAWKEVKLHLNQHVDGNGRGLRHLVHAGPFDSLKDVALKILQNKLSTIPITHRGSYPELLHLASLSGILKCICRHFRHSSTSLPILQQPICSIPLGTWVPRVGELNGRPLAMLRPNASLNSALSLLVQAEVSSIPIVDENDSLLDIYSRSDITALAKDRAYAQIHLDEMSIHQALQLGQDASSPYTFFNGQRCQMCLRSDPLHKVMERLSNPGVRRLVIVEAGSKRVEGIISLSDVFRLLLG from the exons ATGTACGCTTCGGGTATAGATTCACTACCAGAAACTAGTGAAGTTGCAGGTACAGTGGCAATCCCTACACGTTTCGTGTGGCCTTATGGGGGAACCAGGGTCTTCATCAGCGGTTCTTTCACAAG GTGGTCAGAACATGTGCTAATGTCTCCAATGGAGGGTTGTCCCACCGTATTTCAGGCTATATGCAGCTTGACACCAGGATATCACCAG TACAAATTTGTTGTTGATGGTGAATGGCGGCATGATGAGAACCAACCTTTTGTGACAGGGAACTATGGGACAGTTAACACTGTTCTGTTAACCAGGGAACCTGATCCAAATACAGCAATCTTGTTCCCAGAGACACCTGGCTCCAGGTCCAACATGGATGTGGATAATGATACCTTTTACCGTGTG GTCACATTATCAGATGGTACTGTGCAGAAGGCAGTGCCAAGGTTTTCAGAAACTGATCTGGAGGTCTCTCGCCATCGTATTTCTGCATTCTTATCCACACATGAAGCTTTTGAGTTGCTTCCTGAGTCAGGCAAG ATCATTACCTTGGATGTCGATGTACCTGTTAAGCAAGCATTCCACATTCTCTACGAgcag GGGATTCCCATGGCTCCTCTTTGGGATTTCTGCAAGGGGCAAGTTATTGGAGTTCTTACTCCACTGGACTTCATCTTAATCTTGAGAGAG CTTGGGAAGCGTGGGTCAAATCTTACGGAGGAAGAGCTTGAAACACACACTATCTCTGCTTGGAAGGAGGTAAAGCTACATCTTAACCAGCATGTTGATGGAAATGGCCGAGGTCTAAGACATCTGGTCCAT GCTGGACcctttgattctttgaaagatgTTGCCTTAAAAATTTTGCAAAACAAGCTGTCCACCATTCCTATTACCCATCGGGGCTCATACCCAGAGCTACTGCATCTTGCTTCTCTGTCAGGAATACTAAAAT GCATTTGCAGGCATTTTAGACACTCTTCTACCTCTTTGCCTATCCTGCAACAACCAATTTGCTCAATTCCTTTGGGTACATGGGTTCCAAGAGTTGGGGAATTAAATGGACGGCCATTAGCAATGCTGAGACCAAACGCTTCTCTTAATTCTGCACTCTCACTATTAGTTCAAG CTGAAGTTAGTTCAATACCAATAGTTGATGAGAATGACTCATTACTGGATATATATTCTCGAAG TGATATCACTGCTTTGGCAAAAGATAGAGCTTATGCACAGATTCATCTTGATGAAATGAGCATACATCAG GCGTTGCAACTGGGACAAGATGCAAGCTCTCCTTACACATTCTTCAATGGACAGAGATGCCAGATGTGCCTTCGATCTGATCCTCTACATAAAGTGATGGAGCGGTTATCAAATCCAG GGGTGAGGCGACTTGTCATTGTGGAGGCTGGCAGCAAACGCGTGGAAGGTATTATTTCGTTGAGCGATGTGTTCAGGCTCTTGCTTGGTTAA